The Oryzias latipes chromosome 16, ASM223467v1 genome includes a region encoding these proteins:
- the esrp1 gene encoding epithelial splicing regulatory protein 1 isoform X3, whose amino-acid sequence MTGQVDYLVVFFTTTAGACGELLGSDEKELVQLVWQLVDLKNKTLGRVNELLIKPDLSDFTEENVKEDVVDNKETEKGSGGDCIFTVTSIDTALSMFDLQLKNEVNNAGAGTSWCLCTDGQLHIRQVIHPEAASKNILVPDCFYSFFDLRKEFKKHFPSSDLKASNVGSMAESLGIPVESPPEWEPLGTQDPGTIVPVQQVQLMASIVLALLSEHSCNAFSNPERVNEKFESGTCSKKEKVCDNTVIRARGLPWQSSDQDIARFFRGLNIAKGGAALCLNAQGRRNGEALVRFVSEEHRDLALQRHKHHMGNRYIEVYKATGEDFLKIAGGTTNEVAMFLSREDQIIVRMRGLPFTATYEQVLAFFSPKDGLNETCPVSGGKDGILFVRYPDGRPTGDAFVLFSCEEHALCALRKHKEILGKRYIELFKSTAAEVQQVLNRYSSTPLIPVAPAPLLSMLPSVSLLPPPGCVRDCLRLRGLPYTASIEDILAFLGEFTHDIRPHGVHMVLNQQGRPSGDCFIQMSSPECALQASQQLHKHVMPSQRGANSRYVEVFPCSAEEMGLVLMGCSLSHMHTQTHSRSRSGTGLSPPPCLSPPSYSFTPVPPVLPEAAALYPPIGQVLLTPRPLPPGHAYYPSSAQLYMNYTAYYPSPPGSPTTLGFFPAPSSLSSTGGLVRMPGLPYNGNGVKDLINAVQGYQVPAESVSLLSSSPIGHSSGTDTPFMSIPTFITKLGGQYLDLTLL is encoded by the exons ATGACGGGACAGGTAGACTACCTGGTGGTGTTTTTCACCACCACAGCTGGCGCATGCGGAGAGCTGCTGGGATCTGACGAGAAGGAGCTGGTGCAGTTGGTTTGGCAGCTGGTAGATTTAAAGAACAAAACG TTGGGCAGGGTGAATGAGCTCCTCATCAAGCCTGACCTCTCAGACtttacagaagaaaatgtgaaggAGGATGTGGTGGACAACAAGGAAACTGAGAAAGGGTCTGGAGGGGATTGCATATTTACAGTTACAAGTATTGACACAGCGTTAAGCATG tttgatCTTCAGCTGAAGAATGAGGTGAACAATGCGGGCGCAGGCACGTCATGGTGTTTGTGTACAGACGGGCAGCTCCATATCCGTCAAGTGATTCACCCAGAGGCGGCAAGCAAG AACATCCTGGTCCCTGACTGCTTCTACTCCTTCTTCGACCTTCGAAAAGAGTTCAAAAAACACTTTCCTTCATCTGACCTCAAGGCTTCGAATGTGGGCAGCATGGCTGAAT CTCTAGGAATACCAGTTGAATCCCCCCCTGAATGGGAACCCTTAGGCACTCAAGATCCAGGGACCATTGTGCCTGTACAGCAAGTCCAGCTTATGGCCAGCATTGTTCTTGCACTGCTTTCTGAGCATTCCT GCAATGCGTTTTCAAACCCGGAGAGGGTTAACGAGAAGTTTGAGAGTGGCACTTG cagcaAGAAGGAGAAAGTGTGCGACAACACAGTGATCAGAGCCAGAGGGTTGCCATGGCAGTCCTCCGATCAAGACATTGCTCGATTCTTCAGGGGCCTCAACATCGCCAA GGGAGGGGCTGCACTCTGTCTCAATGCTCAGGGGAGGAGGAATGGAGAAGCACTTGTTCGTTTTGTCAGTGAAGAACACAGAGATTTGGCACTTCAGCGGCACAAACACCATATGGGCAACCGTTATATTGAG GTTTACAAAGCAACTGGAGAAGACTTCCTGAAAATAGCTGGAG gtaCAACTAATGAGGTGGCGATGTTCTTATCACGTGAGGACCAGATCATAGTGAGGATGCGAGGACTTCCTTTTACTGCCACCTACGAGCAGGTGCTTGCATTCTTCTCGCCTAAGGACGGGCTGAACGAGACATGTCCGGTTAGCGGAGGAAAAGACGGCATCCTATTTGTCCGCTACCCAGATGGACGTCCCACTGgagatgcttttgttttgttttcttgtgagGAGCATGCCCTGTGTGCTCTCAGAAAACACAAGGAAATCCTGGGGAAGCGATACATAGAGTTGTTTAAAAGTACAGCAGCAGAGGTGCAACAG GTGTTAAACAGATACTCTTCGACACCTCTAATCCCTGTGGCCCCAGCACCGCTGTTGTCCATGCTGCCCAGTGTATCTCTCCTGCCGCCCCCTGGATGTGTCAGGGATTGCCTACGGCTGAGAGGGCTTCCTTATACGGCAAGCATCGAGGACATCCTTGCCTTCCTGGGCGAGTTTACACACGATATCAGACCACATGGTGTGCACATGGTGCTCAACCAGCAG GGTCGACCCTCGGGCGATTGCTTCATCCAAATGTCTTCACCGGAGTGTGCACTACAAGCCTCACAGCAGCTTCACAAGCATGTCATGCCCAGCCAGCGGGGGGCTAACAGTCGCTATGTGGAGGTGTTTCCCTGCAGTGCCGAGGAGATGGGCTTGGTTCTGATGGGATGCTCTCtgtcacacatgcatacacaaacacattctAGGAGCAGGAGTGGGACAGGGCTCAGCCCACCGCCAT GTTTATCTCCTCCATCCTACTCCTTCACCCCTGTTCCACCTGTCTTGCCAGAGGCTGCTGCTCTTTACCCTCCTATTGGCCAGGTGTTGCTCACACCCCGCCCGCTCCCACCTGGACATGCCTACTACCCTTCGTCAGCTCAGCTGTACATGAACTACACAGCATACTACCCCAG tccgCCTGGCTCACCTACAACTTTAGGTTTCTTCCCTGCCCCCTCTTCTCTCTCTTCCACGGGAGGGTTGGTAAGAATGCCCGGCCTTCCCTATAATGGAAATGGAGTCAAAGACCTCATTAACGCGGTCCAAGGATACCAG
- the esrp1 gene encoding epithelial splicing regulatory protein 1 isoform X1: MTGQVDYLVVFFTTTAGACGELLGSDEKELVQLVWQLVDLKNKTLGRVNELLIKPDLSDFTEENVKEDVVDNKETEKGSGGDCIFTVTSIDTALSMFDLQLKNEVNNAGAGTSWCLCTDGQLHIRQVIHPEAASKNILVPDCFYSFFDLRKEFKKHFPSSDLKASNVGSMAESLGIPVESPPEWEPLGTQDPGTIVPVQQVQLMASIVLALLSEHSCNAFSNPERVNEKFESGTCSKKEKVCDNTVIRARGLPWQSSDQDIARFFRGLNIAKGGAALCLNAQGRRNGEALVRFVSEEHRDLALQRHKHHMGNRYIEVYKATGEDFLKIAGGTTNEVAMFLSREDQIIVRMRGLPFTATYEQVLAFFSPKDGLNETCPVSGGKDGILFVRYPDGRPTGDAFVLFSCEEHALCALRKHKEILGKRYIELFKSTAAEVQQVLNRYSSTPLIPVAPAPLLSMLPSVSLLPPPGCVRDCLRLRGLPYTASIEDILAFLGEFTHDIRPHGVHMVLNQQGRPSGDCFIQMSSPECALQASQQLHKHVMPSQRGANSRYVEVFPCSAEEMGLVLMGCSLSHMHTQTHSRSRSGTGLSPPPCKSRRLSPPSYSFTPVPPVLPEAAALYPPIGQVLLTPRPLPPGHAYYPSSAQLYMNYTAYYPSPPGSPTTLGFFPAPSSLSSTGGLVRMPGLPYNGNGVKDLINAVQGYQVPAESVSLLSSSPIGHSSGTDTPFMSIPTFITKLGGQYLDLTLL, from the exons ATGACGGGACAGGTAGACTACCTGGTGGTGTTTTTCACCACCACAGCTGGCGCATGCGGAGAGCTGCTGGGATCTGACGAGAAGGAGCTGGTGCAGTTGGTTTGGCAGCTGGTAGATTTAAAGAACAAAACG TTGGGCAGGGTGAATGAGCTCCTCATCAAGCCTGACCTCTCAGACtttacagaagaaaatgtgaaggAGGATGTGGTGGACAACAAGGAAACTGAGAAAGGGTCTGGAGGGGATTGCATATTTACAGTTACAAGTATTGACACAGCGTTAAGCATG tttgatCTTCAGCTGAAGAATGAGGTGAACAATGCGGGCGCAGGCACGTCATGGTGTTTGTGTACAGACGGGCAGCTCCATATCCGTCAAGTGATTCACCCAGAGGCGGCAAGCAAG AACATCCTGGTCCCTGACTGCTTCTACTCCTTCTTCGACCTTCGAAAAGAGTTCAAAAAACACTTTCCTTCATCTGACCTCAAGGCTTCGAATGTGGGCAGCATGGCTGAAT CTCTAGGAATACCAGTTGAATCCCCCCCTGAATGGGAACCCTTAGGCACTCAAGATCCAGGGACCATTGTGCCTGTACAGCAAGTCCAGCTTATGGCCAGCATTGTTCTTGCACTGCTTTCTGAGCATTCCT GCAATGCGTTTTCAAACCCGGAGAGGGTTAACGAGAAGTTTGAGAGTGGCACTTG cagcaAGAAGGAGAAAGTGTGCGACAACACAGTGATCAGAGCCAGAGGGTTGCCATGGCAGTCCTCCGATCAAGACATTGCTCGATTCTTCAGGGGCCTCAACATCGCCAA GGGAGGGGCTGCACTCTGTCTCAATGCTCAGGGGAGGAGGAATGGAGAAGCACTTGTTCGTTTTGTCAGTGAAGAACACAGAGATTTGGCACTTCAGCGGCACAAACACCATATGGGCAACCGTTATATTGAG GTTTACAAAGCAACTGGAGAAGACTTCCTGAAAATAGCTGGAG gtaCAACTAATGAGGTGGCGATGTTCTTATCACGTGAGGACCAGATCATAGTGAGGATGCGAGGACTTCCTTTTACTGCCACCTACGAGCAGGTGCTTGCATTCTTCTCGCCTAAGGACGGGCTGAACGAGACATGTCCGGTTAGCGGAGGAAAAGACGGCATCCTATTTGTCCGCTACCCAGATGGACGTCCCACTGgagatgcttttgttttgttttcttgtgagGAGCATGCCCTGTGTGCTCTCAGAAAACACAAGGAAATCCTGGGGAAGCGATACATAGAGTTGTTTAAAAGTACAGCAGCAGAGGTGCAACAG GTGTTAAACAGATACTCTTCGACACCTCTAATCCCTGTGGCCCCAGCACCGCTGTTGTCCATGCTGCCCAGTGTATCTCTCCTGCCGCCCCCTGGATGTGTCAGGGATTGCCTACGGCTGAGAGGGCTTCCTTATACGGCAAGCATCGAGGACATCCTTGCCTTCCTGGGCGAGTTTACACACGATATCAGACCACATGGTGTGCACATGGTGCTCAACCAGCAG GGTCGACCCTCGGGCGATTGCTTCATCCAAATGTCTTCACCGGAGTGTGCACTACAAGCCTCACAGCAGCTTCACAAGCATGTCATGCCCAGCCAGCGGGGGGCTAACAGTCGCTATGTGGAGGTGTTTCCCTGCAGTGCCGAGGAGATGGGCTTGGTTCTGATGGGATGCTCTCtgtcacacatgcatacacaaacacattctAGGAGCAGGAGTGGGACAGGGCTCAGCCCACCGCCATGTAAGTCTAGAC GTTTATCTCCTCCATCCTACTCCTTCACCCCTGTTCCACCTGTCTTGCCAGAGGCTGCTGCTCTTTACCCTCCTATTGGCCAGGTGTTGCTCACACCCCGCCCGCTCCCACCTGGACATGCCTACTACCCTTCGTCAGCTCAGCTGTACATGAACTACACAGCATACTACCCCAG tccgCCTGGCTCACCTACAACTTTAGGTTTCTTCCCTGCCCCCTCTTCTCTCTCTTCCACGGGAGGGTTGGTAAGAATGCCCGGCCTTCCCTATAATGGAAATGGAGTCAAAGACCTCATTAACGCGGTCCAAGGATACCAG
- the esrp1 gene encoding epithelial splicing regulatory protein 1 isoform X4, with protein MTGQVDYLVVFFTTTAGACGELLGSDEKELVQLVWQLVDLKNKTLGRVNELLIKPDLSDFTEENVKEDVVDNKETEKGSGGDCIFTVTSIDTALSMFDLQLKNEVNNAGAGTSWCLCTDGQLHIRQVIHPEAASKNILVPDCFYSFFDLRKEFKKHFPSSDLKASNVGSMAESLGIPVESPPEWEPLGTQDPGTIVPVQQVQLMASIVLALLSEHSCNAFSNPERVNEKFESGTCSKKEKVCDNTVIRARGLPWQSSDQDIARFFRGLNIAKGGAALCLNAQGRRNGEALVRFVSEEHRDLALQRHKHHMGNRYIEVYKATGEDFLKIAGGTTNEVAMFLSREDQIIVRMRGLPFTATYEQVLAFFSPKDGLNETCPVSGGKDGILFVRYPDGRPTGDAFVLFSCEEHALCALRKHKEILGKRYIELFKSTAAEVQQVLNRYSSTPLIPVAPAPLLSMLPSVSLLPPPGCVRDCLRLRGLPYTASIEDILAFLGEFTHDIRPHGVHMVLNQQGRPSGDCFIQMSSPECALQASQQLHKHVMPSQRGANSRYVEVFPCSAEEMGLVLMGCSLSHMHTQTHSRSRSGTGLSPPPCKSRRLSPPSYSFTPVPPVLPEAAALYPPIGQVLLTPRPLPPGHAYYPSSAQLYMNYTAYYPSPPGSPTTLGFFPAPSSLSSTGGLVRMPGLPYNGNGVKDLINAVQGYQYAPEDALMHAHGPVHSHDPARTFVTQPKEWVCI; from the exons ATGACGGGACAGGTAGACTACCTGGTGGTGTTTTTCACCACCACAGCTGGCGCATGCGGAGAGCTGCTGGGATCTGACGAGAAGGAGCTGGTGCAGTTGGTTTGGCAGCTGGTAGATTTAAAGAACAAAACG TTGGGCAGGGTGAATGAGCTCCTCATCAAGCCTGACCTCTCAGACtttacagaagaaaatgtgaaggAGGATGTGGTGGACAACAAGGAAACTGAGAAAGGGTCTGGAGGGGATTGCATATTTACAGTTACAAGTATTGACACAGCGTTAAGCATG tttgatCTTCAGCTGAAGAATGAGGTGAACAATGCGGGCGCAGGCACGTCATGGTGTTTGTGTACAGACGGGCAGCTCCATATCCGTCAAGTGATTCACCCAGAGGCGGCAAGCAAG AACATCCTGGTCCCTGACTGCTTCTACTCCTTCTTCGACCTTCGAAAAGAGTTCAAAAAACACTTTCCTTCATCTGACCTCAAGGCTTCGAATGTGGGCAGCATGGCTGAAT CTCTAGGAATACCAGTTGAATCCCCCCCTGAATGGGAACCCTTAGGCACTCAAGATCCAGGGACCATTGTGCCTGTACAGCAAGTCCAGCTTATGGCCAGCATTGTTCTTGCACTGCTTTCTGAGCATTCCT GCAATGCGTTTTCAAACCCGGAGAGGGTTAACGAGAAGTTTGAGAGTGGCACTTG cagcaAGAAGGAGAAAGTGTGCGACAACACAGTGATCAGAGCCAGAGGGTTGCCATGGCAGTCCTCCGATCAAGACATTGCTCGATTCTTCAGGGGCCTCAACATCGCCAA GGGAGGGGCTGCACTCTGTCTCAATGCTCAGGGGAGGAGGAATGGAGAAGCACTTGTTCGTTTTGTCAGTGAAGAACACAGAGATTTGGCACTTCAGCGGCACAAACACCATATGGGCAACCGTTATATTGAG GTTTACAAAGCAACTGGAGAAGACTTCCTGAAAATAGCTGGAG gtaCAACTAATGAGGTGGCGATGTTCTTATCACGTGAGGACCAGATCATAGTGAGGATGCGAGGACTTCCTTTTACTGCCACCTACGAGCAGGTGCTTGCATTCTTCTCGCCTAAGGACGGGCTGAACGAGACATGTCCGGTTAGCGGAGGAAAAGACGGCATCCTATTTGTCCGCTACCCAGATGGACGTCCCACTGgagatgcttttgttttgttttcttgtgagGAGCATGCCCTGTGTGCTCTCAGAAAACACAAGGAAATCCTGGGGAAGCGATACATAGAGTTGTTTAAAAGTACAGCAGCAGAGGTGCAACAG GTGTTAAACAGATACTCTTCGACACCTCTAATCCCTGTGGCCCCAGCACCGCTGTTGTCCATGCTGCCCAGTGTATCTCTCCTGCCGCCCCCTGGATGTGTCAGGGATTGCCTACGGCTGAGAGGGCTTCCTTATACGGCAAGCATCGAGGACATCCTTGCCTTCCTGGGCGAGTTTACACACGATATCAGACCACATGGTGTGCACATGGTGCTCAACCAGCAG GGTCGACCCTCGGGCGATTGCTTCATCCAAATGTCTTCACCGGAGTGTGCACTACAAGCCTCACAGCAGCTTCACAAGCATGTCATGCCCAGCCAGCGGGGGGCTAACAGTCGCTATGTGGAGGTGTTTCCCTGCAGTGCCGAGGAGATGGGCTTGGTTCTGATGGGATGCTCTCtgtcacacatgcatacacaaacacattctAGGAGCAGGAGTGGGACAGGGCTCAGCCCACCGCCATGTAAGTCTAGAC GTTTATCTCCTCCATCCTACTCCTTCACCCCTGTTCCACCTGTCTTGCCAGAGGCTGCTGCTCTTTACCCTCCTATTGGCCAGGTGTTGCTCACACCCCGCCCGCTCCCACCTGGACATGCCTACTACCCTTCGTCAGCTCAGCTGTACATGAACTACACAGCATACTACCCCAG tccgCCTGGCTCACCTACAACTTTAGGTTTCTTCCCTGCCCCCTCTTCTCTCTCTTCCACGGGAGGGTTGGTAAGAATGCCCGGCCTTCCCTATAATGGAAATGGAGTCAAAGACCTCATTAACGCGGTCCAAGGATACCAG TACGCTCCTGAGGATGCACTCATGCACGCCCATGGGCCCGTGCACTCTCACGACCCAGCCAGGACTTTTGTCACGCAGCCCAAAGAATGGGTGTGCATTTGA
- the esrp1 gene encoding epithelial splicing regulatory protein 1 isoform X2, translating into MTGQVDYLVVFFTTTAGACGELLGSDEKELVQLVWQLVDLKNKTLGRVNELLIKPDLSDFTEENVKEDVVDNKETEKGSGGDCIFTVTSIDTALSMFDLQLKNEVNNAGAGTSWCLCTDGQLHIRQVIHPEAASKNILVPDCFYSFFDLRKEFKKHFPSSDLKASNVGSMAESLGIPVESPPEWEPLGTQDPGTIVPVQQVQLMASIVLALLSEHSCNAFSNPERVNEKFESGTCKKEKVCDNTVIRARGLPWQSSDQDIARFFRGLNIAKGGAALCLNAQGRRNGEALVRFVSEEHRDLALQRHKHHMGNRYIEVYKATGEDFLKIAGGTTNEVAMFLSREDQIIVRMRGLPFTATYEQVLAFFSPKDGLNETCPVSGGKDGILFVRYPDGRPTGDAFVLFSCEEHALCALRKHKEILGKRYIELFKSTAAEVQQVLNRYSSTPLIPVAPAPLLSMLPSVSLLPPPGCVRDCLRLRGLPYTASIEDILAFLGEFTHDIRPHGVHMVLNQQGRPSGDCFIQMSSPECALQASQQLHKHVMPSQRGANSRYVEVFPCSAEEMGLVLMGCSLSHMHTQTHSRSRSGTGLSPPPCKSRRLSPPSYSFTPVPPVLPEAAALYPPIGQVLLTPRPLPPGHAYYPSSAQLYMNYTAYYPSPPGSPTTLGFFPAPSSLSSTGGLVRMPGLPYNGNGVKDLINAVQGYQVPAESVSLLSSSPIGHSSGTDTPFMSIPTFITKLGGQYLDLTLL; encoded by the exons ATGACGGGACAGGTAGACTACCTGGTGGTGTTTTTCACCACCACAGCTGGCGCATGCGGAGAGCTGCTGGGATCTGACGAGAAGGAGCTGGTGCAGTTGGTTTGGCAGCTGGTAGATTTAAAGAACAAAACG TTGGGCAGGGTGAATGAGCTCCTCATCAAGCCTGACCTCTCAGACtttacagaagaaaatgtgaaggAGGATGTGGTGGACAACAAGGAAACTGAGAAAGGGTCTGGAGGGGATTGCATATTTACAGTTACAAGTATTGACACAGCGTTAAGCATG tttgatCTTCAGCTGAAGAATGAGGTGAACAATGCGGGCGCAGGCACGTCATGGTGTTTGTGTACAGACGGGCAGCTCCATATCCGTCAAGTGATTCACCCAGAGGCGGCAAGCAAG AACATCCTGGTCCCTGACTGCTTCTACTCCTTCTTCGACCTTCGAAAAGAGTTCAAAAAACACTTTCCTTCATCTGACCTCAAGGCTTCGAATGTGGGCAGCATGGCTGAAT CTCTAGGAATACCAGTTGAATCCCCCCCTGAATGGGAACCCTTAGGCACTCAAGATCCAGGGACCATTGTGCCTGTACAGCAAGTCCAGCTTATGGCCAGCATTGTTCTTGCACTGCTTTCTGAGCATTCCT GCAATGCGTTTTCAAACCCGGAGAGGGTTAACGAGAAGTTTGAGAGTGGCACTTG caAGAAGGAGAAAGTGTGCGACAACACAGTGATCAGAGCCAGAGGGTTGCCATGGCAGTCCTCCGATCAAGACATTGCTCGATTCTTCAGGGGCCTCAACATCGCCAA GGGAGGGGCTGCACTCTGTCTCAATGCTCAGGGGAGGAGGAATGGAGAAGCACTTGTTCGTTTTGTCAGTGAAGAACACAGAGATTTGGCACTTCAGCGGCACAAACACCATATGGGCAACCGTTATATTGAG GTTTACAAAGCAACTGGAGAAGACTTCCTGAAAATAGCTGGAG gtaCAACTAATGAGGTGGCGATGTTCTTATCACGTGAGGACCAGATCATAGTGAGGATGCGAGGACTTCCTTTTACTGCCACCTACGAGCAGGTGCTTGCATTCTTCTCGCCTAAGGACGGGCTGAACGAGACATGTCCGGTTAGCGGAGGAAAAGACGGCATCCTATTTGTCCGCTACCCAGATGGACGTCCCACTGgagatgcttttgttttgttttcttgtgagGAGCATGCCCTGTGTGCTCTCAGAAAACACAAGGAAATCCTGGGGAAGCGATACATAGAGTTGTTTAAAAGTACAGCAGCAGAGGTGCAACAG GTGTTAAACAGATACTCTTCGACACCTCTAATCCCTGTGGCCCCAGCACCGCTGTTGTCCATGCTGCCCAGTGTATCTCTCCTGCCGCCCCCTGGATGTGTCAGGGATTGCCTACGGCTGAGAGGGCTTCCTTATACGGCAAGCATCGAGGACATCCTTGCCTTCCTGGGCGAGTTTACACACGATATCAGACCACATGGTGTGCACATGGTGCTCAACCAGCAG GGTCGACCCTCGGGCGATTGCTTCATCCAAATGTCTTCACCGGAGTGTGCACTACAAGCCTCACAGCAGCTTCACAAGCATGTCATGCCCAGCCAGCGGGGGGCTAACAGTCGCTATGTGGAGGTGTTTCCCTGCAGTGCCGAGGAGATGGGCTTGGTTCTGATGGGATGCTCTCtgtcacacatgcatacacaaacacattctAGGAGCAGGAGTGGGACAGGGCTCAGCCCACCGCCATGTAAGTCTAGAC GTTTATCTCCTCCATCCTACTCCTTCACCCCTGTTCCACCTGTCTTGCCAGAGGCTGCTGCTCTTTACCCTCCTATTGGCCAGGTGTTGCTCACACCCCGCCCGCTCCCACCTGGACATGCCTACTACCCTTCGTCAGCTCAGCTGTACATGAACTACACAGCATACTACCCCAG tccgCCTGGCTCACCTACAACTTTAGGTTTCTTCCCTGCCCCCTCTTCTCTCTCTTCCACGGGAGGGTTGGTAAGAATGCCCGGCCTTCCCTATAATGGAAATGGAGTCAAAGACCTCATTAACGCGGTCCAAGGATACCAG